A genome region from Manis javanica isolate MJ-LG chromosome 3, MJ_LKY, whole genome shotgun sequence includes the following:
- the PFKFB4 gene encoding 6-phosphofructo-2-kinase/fructose-2,6-bisphosphatase 4 isoform X4 produces MGGGSSLSDPGPGSSRRVCMTNCPTLIVMVGLPARGKTYISKKLTRYLNWIGVPTREFNVGQYRRDTVKTYKSFEFFLPDNEEGLRIRKQCALAALRDVRRFLSEEGGHVAVFDATNTTRERRATIFNFGEQNGYKTFFVESVCVDPEVIAANIVQVKLGSPDYVDRDSEEAAEDFMRRIECYENSYESLDEDLDRDLSYIKIMDVGQSYVVNRVADHIQSRIVYYLMNIHVTPRSIYLCRHGESEFNLKGRIGGDPGLSPRGREFARSLAQFIGDQNIKDLKVWTSQMKRTIQTAEALGVPYEQWKVLNEIDAGVCEEMTYEEIQEYYPLEFALRDQDKYRYRYPKGESYEDLVQRLEPVIMELERQENVLVICHQAVLRCLLAYFLDKAAAALPQVPPAHRPEADPCGLRLQSGIHILECTGCEHAPGQTPECRHLEAPRRSPGHSPRSPVTMSHLLWTLGKC; encoded by the exons TTTGCATGACCAACTGCCCGACGCTCATCGTCATGGTGGGCCTGCCCGCCCGGGGCAAGACCTACATCTCCAAGAAGCTGACGCGCTACCTCAACTGGATTGGCGTGCCCACGCGGG AATTCAACGTGGGCCAGTACCGCCGGGACACCGTCAAGACGTACAAGTCTTTTGAGTTTTTCCTTCCAGACAACGAAGAGGGCCTCAGAATCCGGAA GCAGTGCGCCCTGGCAGCCCTCCGTGATGTCCGGCGGTTCCTCAGTGAGGAGGGGGGACACGTGGCG GTTTTTGATGCAACGAACACCACCCGGGAACGTAGAGCAACCATCTTTAATTTTGGGGAACAGAATGGCTACAAG ACCTTCTTTGTTGAGTCCGTCTGTGTGGATCCTGAGGTCATAGCTGCCAACATCGTG CAAGTGAAACTGGGCAGCCCTGACTACGTCGACCGCGACAGTGAGGAGGCTGCGGAGGACTTCATGAGGCGCATCGAGTGCTACGAGAACTCTTATGAGTCGCTGGACGAGGACCTGGACAG GGACCTGTCCTACATCAAGATCATGGATGTGGGACAGAGCTACGTAGTGAACCGTGTGGCTGACCACATCCAGAGCCGCATCGTGTACTACCTCATGAATATCCACGTGACCCCCCGCTCCATCTACCTCTGCCGGCACGGGGAGAGCGAGTTCAACCTCAAGGGCCGGATCGGCGGGGACCCGGGCCTGTCCCCCCGGGGCCGGGAG TTCGCCAGGAGTCTGGCCCAGTTCATCGGCGACCAGAACATCAAGGACCTGAAGGTCTGGACGAGCCAGATGAAGAGGACCATCCAGACAGCGGAGGCACTGGGTGTGCCCTACGAGCAGTGGAAGGTCCTCAACGAGATCGACGCG GGCGTCTGTGAGGAAATGACCTACGAGGAGATTCAGGAGTATTACCCACTGGAGTTTGCCCTACGGGACCAGGACAAGTACCGATACCGGTACCCCAAGGGCGAG TCCTATGAGGACCTGGTCCAGCGCCTGGAGCCGGTGATCATGGAGCTGGAGCGGCAGGAGAACGTGCTGGTCATCTGCCACCAGGCTGTCCTGCGCTGCCTCCTGGCTTACTTCCTGGACAAGGCGGCAG CTGCCCTACCTCAGGTGCCCCCTGCACACCGTCCTGAAGCTGACCCCTGTGGCTTACG GTTGCAAAGTGGAATCCATATTCTTGAATGTACTGGCTGTGAACACGCACCGGGACAGACCCCAG AATGTAGACATCTCGAGGCCCCCAGAAGAAGCCCTGGTCACAGTCCCCGCTCACCAGTGACCATGTCTCATCTACTGTGGACCCTGGGCAAGTGTTGA
- the PFKFB4 gene encoding 6-phosphofructo-2-kinase/fructose-2,6-bisphosphatase 4 isoform X1, whose product MACPRELTQNPLKKIWMPYSNGRPALHASQRGVCMTNCPTLIVMVGLPARGKTYISKKLTRYLNWIGVPTREFNVGQYRRDTVKTYKSFEFFLPDNEEGLRIRKQCALAALRDVRRFLSEEGGHVAVFDATNTTRERRATIFNFGEQNGYKTFFVESVCVDPEVIAANIVQVKLGSPDYVDRDSEEAAEDFMRRIECYENSYESLDEDLDRDLSYIKIMDVGQSYVVNRVADHIQSRIVYYLMNIHVTPRSIYLCRHGESEFNLKGRIGGDPGLSPRGREFARSLAQFIGDQNIKDLKVWTSQMKRTIQTAEALGVPYEQWKVLNEIDAGVCEEMTYEEIQEYYPLEFALRDQDKYRYRYPKGESYEDLVQRLEPVIMELERQENVLVICHQAVLRCLLAYFLDKAAAALPQVPPAHRPEADPCGLRLQSGIHILECTGCEHAPGQTPECRHLEAPRRSPGHSPRSPVTMSHLLWTLGKC is encoded by the exons TTTGCATGACCAACTGCCCGACGCTCATCGTCATGGTGGGCCTGCCCGCCCGGGGCAAGACCTACATCTCCAAGAAGCTGACGCGCTACCTCAACTGGATTGGCGTGCCCACGCGGG AATTCAACGTGGGCCAGTACCGCCGGGACACCGTCAAGACGTACAAGTCTTTTGAGTTTTTCCTTCCAGACAACGAAGAGGGCCTCAGAATCCGGAA GCAGTGCGCCCTGGCAGCCCTCCGTGATGTCCGGCGGTTCCTCAGTGAGGAGGGGGGACACGTGGCG GTTTTTGATGCAACGAACACCACCCGGGAACGTAGAGCAACCATCTTTAATTTTGGGGAACAGAATGGCTACAAG ACCTTCTTTGTTGAGTCCGTCTGTGTGGATCCTGAGGTCATAGCTGCCAACATCGTG CAAGTGAAACTGGGCAGCCCTGACTACGTCGACCGCGACAGTGAGGAGGCTGCGGAGGACTTCATGAGGCGCATCGAGTGCTACGAGAACTCTTATGAGTCGCTGGACGAGGACCTGGACAG GGACCTGTCCTACATCAAGATCATGGATGTGGGACAGAGCTACGTAGTGAACCGTGTGGCTGACCACATCCAGAGCCGCATCGTGTACTACCTCATGAATATCCACGTGACCCCCCGCTCCATCTACCTCTGCCGGCACGGGGAGAGCGAGTTCAACCTCAAGGGCCGGATCGGCGGGGACCCGGGCCTGTCCCCCCGGGGCCGGGAG TTCGCCAGGAGTCTGGCCCAGTTCATCGGCGACCAGAACATCAAGGACCTGAAGGTCTGGACGAGCCAGATGAAGAGGACCATCCAGACAGCGGAGGCACTGGGTGTGCCCTACGAGCAGTGGAAGGTCCTCAACGAGATCGACGCG GGCGTCTGTGAGGAAATGACCTACGAGGAGATTCAGGAGTATTACCCACTGGAGTTTGCCCTACGGGACCAGGACAAGTACCGATACCGGTACCCCAAGGGCGAG TCCTATGAGGACCTGGTCCAGCGCCTGGAGCCGGTGATCATGGAGCTGGAGCGGCAGGAGAACGTGCTGGTCATCTGCCACCAGGCTGTCCTGCGCTGCCTCCTGGCTTACTTCCTGGACAAGGCGGCAG CTGCCCTACCTCAGGTGCCCCCTGCACACCGTCCTGAAGCTGACCCCTGTGGCTTACG GTTGCAAAGTGGAATCCATATTCTTGAATGTACTGGCTGTGAACACGCACCGGGACAGACCCCAG AATGTAGACATCTCGAGGCCCCCAGAAGAAGCCCTGGTCACAGTCCCCGCTCACCAGTGACCATGTCTCATCTACTGTGGACCCTGGGCAAGTGTTGA
- the PFKFB4 gene encoding 6-phosphofructo-2-kinase/fructose-2,6-bisphosphatase 4 isoform X3 — protein sequence MACPRELTQNPLKKIWMPYSNGRPALHASQRGVCMTNCPTLIVMVGLPARGKTYISKKLTRYLNWIGVPTREFNVGQYRRDTVKTYKSFEFFLPDNEEGLRIRKQCALAALRDVRRFLSEEGGHVAVFDATNTTRERRATIFNFGEQNGYKTFFVESVCVDPEVIAANIVQVKLGSPDYVDRDSEEAAEDFMRRIECYENSYESLDEDLDRDLSYIKIMDVGQSYVVNRVADHIQSRIVYYLMNIHVTPRSIYLCRHGESEFNLKGRIGGDPGLSPRGREFARSLAQFIGDQNIKDLKVWTSQMKRTIQTAEALGVPYEQWKVLNEIDAGVCEEMTYEEIQEYYPLEFALRDQDKYRYRYPKGESYEDLVQRLEPVIMELERQENVLVICHQAVLRCLLAYFLDKAAEQLPYLRCPLHTVLKLTPVAYGCKVESIFLNVLAVNTHRDRPQNVDISRPPEEALVTVPAHQ from the exons TTTGCATGACCAACTGCCCGACGCTCATCGTCATGGTGGGCCTGCCCGCCCGGGGCAAGACCTACATCTCCAAGAAGCTGACGCGCTACCTCAACTGGATTGGCGTGCCCACGCGGG AATTCAACGTGGGCCAGTACCGCCGGGACACCGTCAAGACGTACAAGTCTTTTGAGTTTTTCCTTCCAGACAACGAAGAGGGCCTCAGAATCCGGAA GCAGTGCGCCCTGGCAGCCCTCCGTGATGTCCGGCGGTTCCTCAGTGAGGAGGGGGGACACGTGGCG GTTTTTGATGCAACGAACACCACCCGGGAACGTAGAGCAACCATCTTTAATTTTGGGGAACAGAATGGCTACAAG ACCTTCTTTGTTGAGTCCGTCTGTGTGGATCCTGAGGTCATAGCTGCCAACATCGTG CAAGTGAAACTGGGCAGCCCTGACTACGTCGACCGCGACAGTGAGGAGGCTGCGGAGGACTTCATGAGGCGCATCGAGTGCTACGAGAACTCTTATGAGTCGCTGGACGAGGACCTGGACAG GGACCTGTCCTACATCAAGATCATGGATGTGGGACAGAGCTACGTAGTGAACCGTGTGGCTGACCACATCCAGAGCCGCATCGTGTACTACCTCATGAATATCCACGTGACCCCCCGCTCCATCTACCTCTGCCGGCACGGGGAGAGCGAGTTCAACCTCAAGGGCCGGATCGGCGGGGACCCGGGCCTGTCCCCCCGGGGCCGGGAG TTCGCCAGGAGTCTGGCCCAGTTCATCGGCGACCAGAACATCAAGGACCTGAAGGTCTGGACGAGCCAGATGAAGAGGACCATCCAGACAGCGGAGGCACTGGGTGTGCCCTACGAGCAGTGGAAGGTCCTCAACGAGATCGACGCG GGCGTCTGTGAGGAAATGACCTACGAGGAGATTCAGGAGTATTACCCACTGGAGTTTGCCCTACGGGACCAGGACAAGTACCGATACCGGTACCCCAAGGGCGAG TCCTATGAGGACCTGGTCCAGCGCCTGGAGCCGGTGATCATGGAGCTGGAGCGGCAGGAGAACGTGCTGGTCATCTGCCACCAGGCTGTCCTGCGCTGCCTCCTGGCTTACTTCCTGGACAAGGCGGCAG AGCAGCTGCCCTACCTCAGGTGCCCCCTGCACACCGTCCTGAAGCTGACCCCTGTGGCTTACG GTTGCAAAGTGGAATCCATATTCTTGAATGTACTGGCTGTGAACACGCACCGGGACAGACCCCAG AATGTAGACATCTCGAGGCCCCCAGAAGAAGCCCTGGTCACAGTCCCCGCTCACCAGTGA
- the PFKFB4 gene encoding 6-phosphofructo-2-kinase/fructose-2,6-bisphosphatase 4 isoform X5, with protein MACPRELTQNPLKKIWMPYSNGRPALHASQRGVCMTNCPTLIVMVGLPARGKTYISKKLTRYLNWIGVPTREFNVGQYRRDTVKTYKSFEFFLPDNEEGLRIRKQCALAALRDVRRFLSEEGGHVAVFDATNTTRERRATIFNFGEQNGYKTFFVESVCVDPEVIAANIVQVKLGSPDYVDRDSEEAAEDFMRRIECYENSYESLDEDLDRDLSYIKIMDVGQSYVVNRVADHIQSRIVYYLMNIHVTPRSIYLCRHGESEFNLKGRIGGDPGLSPRGREFARSLAQFIGDQNIKDLKVWTSQMKRTIQTAEALGVPYEQWKVLNEIDAGVCEEMTYEEIQEYYPLEFALRDQDKYRYRYPKGEEQDCSEQLNYPTSNHEAEPGFRTNPGNWKEVKQLAAQT; from the exons TTTGCATGACCAACTGCCCGACGCTCATCGTCATGGTGGGCCTGCCCGCCCGGGGCAAGACCTACATCTCCAAGAAGCTGACGCGCTACCTCAACTGGATTGGCGTGCCCACGCGGG AATTCAACGTGGGCCAGTACCGCCGGGACACCGTCAAGACGTACAAGTCTTTTGAGTTTTTCCTTCCAGACAACGAAGAGGGCCTCAGAATCCGGAA GCAGTGCGCCCTGGCAGCCCTCCGTGATGTCCGGCGGTTCCTCAGTGAGGAGGGGGGACACGTGGCG GTTTTTGATGCAACGAACACCACCCGGGAACGTAGAGCAACCATCTTTAATTTTGGGGAACAGAATGGCTACAAG ACCTTCTTTGTTGAGTCCGTCTGTGTGGATCCTGAGGTCATAGCTGCCAACATCGTG CAAGTGAAACTGGGCAGCCCTGACTACGTCGACCGCGACAGTGAGGAGGCTGCGGAGGACTTCATGAGGCGCATCGAGTGCTACGAGAACTCTTATGAGTCGCTGGACGAGGACCTGGACAG GGACCTGTCCTACATCAAGATCATGGATGTGGGACAGAGCTACGTAGTGAACCGTGTGGCTGACCACATCCAGAGCCGCATCGTGTACTACCTCATGAATATCCACGTGACCCCCCGCTCCATCTACCTCTGCCGGCACGGGGAGAGCGAGTTCAACCTCAAGGGCCGGATCGGCGGGGACCCGGGCCTGTCCCCCCGGGGCCGGGAG TTCGCCAGGAGTCTGGCCCAGTTCATCGGCGACCAGAACATCAAGGACCTGAAGGTCTGGACGAGCCAGATGAAGAGGACCATCCAGACAGCGGAGGCACTGGGTGTGCCCTACGAGCAGTGGAAGGTCCTCAACGAGATCGACGCG GGCGTCTGTGAGGAAATGACCTACGAGGAGATTCAGGAGTATTACCCACTGGAGTTTGCCCTACGGGACCAGGACAAGTACCGATACCGGTACCCCAAGGGCGAG GAACAGGACTGCTCTGAGCAGCTTAATTATCCCACATCAAACCATGAGGCAGAGCCTGGCTTTAGAACAAACCCAGGAAACTGGAAAGAAGTGAAGCAGCTGGCTGCTCAGACGTGA
- the PFKFB4 gene encoding 6-phosphofructo-2-kinase/fructose-2,6-bisphosphatase 4 isoform X6: protein MACPRELTQNPLKKIWMPYSNGRPALHASQRGVCMTNCPTLIVMVGLPARGKTYISKKLTRYLNWIGVPTREFNVGQYRRDTVKTYKSFEFFLPDNEEGLRIRKQCALAALRDVRRFLSEEGGHVAVFDATNTTRERRATIFNFGEQNGYKTFFVESVCVDPEVIAANIVQVKLGSPDYVDRDSEEAAEDFMRRIECYENSYESLDEDLDRDLSYIKIMDVGQSYVVNRVADHIQSRIVYYLMNIHVTPRSIYLCRHGESEFNLKGRIGGDPGLSPRGREFARSLAQFIGDQNIKDLKVWTSQMKRTIQTAEALGVPYEQWKVLNEIDANPDSEVRLPCEAACTPCSRSVFTRLLAAQLNCVLSPRSSSGVPVALPLRRVLQT from the exons TTTGCATGACCAACTGCCCGACGCTCATCGTCATGGTGGGCCTGCCCGCCCGGGGCAAGACCTACATCTCCAAGAAGCTGACGCGCTACCTCAACTGGATTGGCGTGCCCACGCGGG AATTCAACGTGGGCCAGTACCGCCGGGACACCGTCAAGACGTACAAGTCTTTTGAGTTTTTCCTTCCAGACAACGAAGAGGGCCTCAGAATCCGGAA GCAGTGCGCCCTGGCAGCCCTCCGTGATGTCCGGCGGTTCCTCAGTGAGGAGGGGGGACACGTGGCG GTTTTTGATGCAACGAACACCACCCGGGAACGTAGAGCAACCATCTTTAATTTTGGGGAACAGAATGGCTACAAG ACCTTCTTTGTTGAGTCCGTCTGTGTGGATCCTGAGGTCATAGCTGCCAACATCGTG CAAGTGAAACTGGGCAGCCCTGACTACGTCGACCGCGACAGTGAGGAGGCTGCGGAGGACTTCATGAGGCGCATCGAGTGCTACGAGAACTCTTATGAGTCGCTGGACGAGGACCTGGACAG GGACCTGTCCTACATCAAGATCATGGATGTGGGACAGAGCTACGTAGTGAACCGTGTGGCTGACCACATCCAGAGCCGCATCGTGTACTACCTCATGAATATCCACGTGACCCCCCGCTCCATCTACCTCTGCCGGCACGGGGAGAGCGAGTTCAACCTCAAGGGCCGGATCGGCGGGGACCCGGGCCTGTCCCCCCGGGGCCGGGAG TTCGCCAGGAGTCTGGCCCAGTTCATCGGCGACCAGAACATCAAGGACCTGAAGGTCTGGACGAGCCAGATGAAGAGGACCATCCAGACAGCGGAGGCACTGGGTGTGCCCTACGAGCAGTGGAAGGTCCTCAACGAGATCGACGCG AATCCTGACTCCGAAGTGCGCCTCCCGTgtgaggctgcctgcactccctGCTCGCGGAGTGTTTTCACACGACTTCTTGCTGCTCAGCTTAACTGCGTTTTGTCTCCGCGCTCTTCCAGCGGCGTCCCTGTCGCTTTGCCACTTCGTCGTGTCCTCCAGACTTGA
- the PFKFB4 gene encoding 6-phosphofructo-2-kinase/fructose-2,6-bisphosphatase 4 isoform X2 has protein sequence MACPRELTQNPLKKIWMPYSNGRPALHASQRGVCMTNCPTLIVMVGLPARGKTYISKKLTRYLNWIGVPTREFNVGQYRRDTVKTYKSFEFFLPDNEEGLRIRKQCALAALRDVRRFLSEEGGHVAVFDATNTTRERRATIFNFGEQNGYKTFFVESVCVDPEVIAANIVQVKLGSPDYVDRDSEEAAEDFMRRIECYENSYESLDEDLDRDLSYIKIMDVGQSYVVNRVADHIQSRIVYYLMNIHVTPRSIYLCRHGESEFNLKGRIGGDPGLSPRGREFARSLAQFIGDQNIKDLKVWTSQMKRTIQTAEALGVPYEQWKVLNEIDAVSAPTPPGAALGSGRCWASSVRAVSFHPCWILSLFPSDSSSSVCRPGNFGLSVGRFVSTAVGLTGMSSNVTFLCRQWGGLPVCSGTEQPQSCPVASERLIRPPAVQAAWVWWKPRGPQLLADSAPVVPPPAWCLALLFPGFLTQN, from the exons TTTGCATGACCAACTGCCCGACGCTCATCGTCATGGTGGGCCTGCCCGCCCGGGGCAAGACCTACATCTCCAAGAAGCTGACGCGCTACCTCAACTGGATTGGCGTGCCCACGCGGG AATTCAACGTGGGCCAGTACCGCCGGGACACCGTCAAGACGTACAAGTCTTTTGAGTTTTTCCTTCCAGACAACGAAGAGGGCCTCAGAATCCGGAA GCAGTGCGCCCTGGCAGCCCTCCGTGATGTCCGGCGGTTCCTCAGTGAGGAGGGGGGACACGTGGCG GTTTTTGATGCAACGAACACCACCCGGGAACGTAGAGCAACCATCTTTAATTTTGGGGAACAGAATGGCTACAAG ACCTTCTTTGTTGAGTCCGTCTGTGTGGATCCTGAGGTCATAGCTGCCAACATCGTG CAAGTGAAACTGGGCAGCCCTGACTACGTCGACCGCGACAGTGAGGAGGCTGCGGAGGACTTCATGAGGCGCATCGAGTGCTACGAGAACTCTTATGAGTCGCTGGACGAGGACCTGGACAG GGACCTGTCCTACATCAAGATCATGGATGTGGGACAGAGCTACGTAGTGAACCGTGTGGCTGACCACATCCAGAGCCGCATCGTGTACTACCTCATGAATATCCACGTGACCCCCCGCTCCATCTACCTCTGCCGGCACGGGGAGAGCGAGTTCAACCTCAAGGGCCGGATCGGCGGGGACCCGGGCCTGTCCCCCCGGGGCCGGGAG TTCGCCAGGAGTCTGGCCCAGTTCATCGGCGACCAGAACATCAAGGACCTGAAGGTCTGGACGAGCCAGATGAAGAGGACCATCCAGACAGCGGAGGCACTGGGTGTGCCCTACGAGCAGTGGAAGGTCCTCAACGAGATCGACGCGGTGAGCGCCCCCACGCCCCCCGGTGCTGCGCTTGGCAGTGGCCGGTGTTGGGCGTCATCTGTGAGGGCCGTCTCCTTTCACCCCTGTTggattctctccctctttcccagtGACTCCTCGAGTTCTGTGTGTAGGCCTGGTAATTTTGGACTGAGTGTTGGACGCTTTGTAAGCACGGCCGTGGGGTTGACTGGAATGTCTTCTAATGTTACCTTTCTCTGCAGGCAGTGGGGCGGGTTACCCGTCTGCTCAGGGACAGAGcagcctcagagctgccctgtgGCCTCTGAGAGGCTAATCAGGCCTCCTGCAGTGCAGGCTGCATGGGTCTGGTGGAAACCCCGTGGGCCCCAGCTTCTGGCTGACTCTGCCCCTGTGGTCCCCCCTCCAGCTTGGTGTCTTGCTCTTCTTTTCCCTGGTTTTTTGACACAGAACTGA